The Gigantopelta aegis isolate Gae_Host chromosome 3, Gae_host_genome, whole genome shotgun sequence genome segment ATATGACTTTCTTAAATATTTGATGCAAACAGGCTTTTATTACAAATCAAATGTTAGTATTGTTGGGTGGTTTATTTGATGCAAACAggcttttattacaaattcAATGTTAGTATTGTTGGgtggtttatttgtttgcttgtttgttgttgttttttctctcttcttttttcaacATATGGCTGACCTCCGGTCTACATCAACTAACTTACACTTATGACAGATTATTTGTAATACCAAATAATCCCATTTAAtggcagaaaaatatatctacgTTAAAGTTAACTAGGGGTTGAGACCCAATAAAAAGCGCCCCCTTTCAAACTAAGGGAGATAACTTTAAATGCATAGATTGATACTAGCTATATAAGCGCAACACATAGAAATATCAGTCTCTCCCATCGATCAGCCATCACGACagctagtttttaaaatttatcacGAATTAATCGAACGCCATCCAGAGTGAAACAAGACCATCTAGCATCATGCCAGgtaataagaaaagaaaagtggCTGTTCAAGCAACTACCGGGAGAGCGAAGAGGAGGATCGCCCAGCCGGCGCGATATCGATCGACTTCGGAGCCGCGTGAAGCACGGATCGAAATTGAGGGACAAAGGAGGACAGAAAAAGATGACGGCGCACCAAGGTTTCGGGAAGAACAACGAGATGACGGGCAAAGCATGAGAGAGGAAGAACGGATCGAGGTGGATCGAAGAGCCCGGGGCGGGGAAACTTCCATCCAGTTTGAAACTGGCACCGGCCGACATGGGACAACGGGTGAGTCTGTTTTTTTGCCCCATGTTGAGGTTCCTGCGATCGAGGTTGTCCCCCATGTAAGTGTATTTGACGGGATCGGGATACACATTCCCCAAAAATTAAGGGAAAAAATTTGGGAAGGGCAATATGTAGATTTGTGCTTGTTTAACAAGTCCACTCAGGAAATGGAAGCCAGTCAAGGGGGTGTAGGCGAGcttgttttttgagggggggaAGCTGGTCATAAAGAACCAGGCTAAAACCGGGTCATTTACGTCCATAATTGCATGGATATCGGCATTCATGATTTTCATGAGTGTGCTGTTGGAACGGAGCTCCCAGGAGGCTCAACAGTTGTTGAAATACATGAGGGACGTAATGATGTTGGCTAATAGAAGTTCGTCTTGGCCGTGGTACGACGAACAATTTCGGATAAAAAAGGCTAGACACCCAGAAAATTCATGGGGGGTTATTGATAACGAGCTGTGGCTTCTATGCATGTCAGGTGTCGGGGGTGTTAGGCAAATGGGAGTGGGCCAGGCAAGCACCAGCGGGCAGTCCAACCAGCCCTTTCGGGCAACCCAAGGGACTAGCCCCGTCGGGAGTGGGGTCAAAACATGCTGGGGGTTCAACAAAGGAAAATGTTCCTTTGCCAGGTGCAAGTTCATGCACTTATGCGGAAAATGTGGTGGACGCCACCCAGCTATGCAGTGTAAGCTGTAAGGACCTTTACACATTAGGAAAATCCCCGATTCACACAAATAATTTGGCTCAGCAGTTACAAGATTATCCAGATAAGATAGCAGCACAGGAATTGATAGAAGGCTTTACAGAgggttttacattaaaatatcagGGGCCAAGGGAGGCAACAGaggcaaataatttaaaaagtgtAACGCAGGCCCCTGACATACTTAGggtaaaaattgaaaaagagaTTTCATTAGGTAGGGTGGCAGGACCATTTCCAGAGCGTCCAATAAAAACTTTGAGAATTTCACCTCTGGGGTTAGTTCCAAAAAATGATGGAGATTTTAGAGTTATCCACCACCTGTCATATCCCAATGCAGCATCAGTACGACTACATCGACCCTAAATTTTGTTCTGTGCATTATGCAAACATCGATGAGGCAGTGCAAAAAATTCAGATGCTAGGAAAGGGAGCCTTGCTAGGAAAATCTGATATAAAATCTGCATTTCGGCTACTACCAGTAAGTCCAGGAGATTTTGAGCTTCTCGGTTTTAAAATAGACGGCAGAtattactttgacaaatgtctgcCTATGGGGGCGTCAATCAGCTGCGCAATATTTGAGAAATGTTCTACCTTTATTCAGTGGGAGGTTGAAAAGCAGTGTGTGCACAAGTCGCCAGTGGTTTTACATTACCTAGATGATTTTCTTTTTGCGGGCAGGAGGGGATCAAATGAATGTCACATGGTAATGAAAAGTTTTCAGAATGCATGTTCCAGGTTAGGTGTTCCAATCGCGGTAGAGAAAACTGAAGGCCCCAGTACACTCTTGGTTTTTCTGGGCATCGAAATAGACACACAAAATATGGTCTTACGACTACCAGAGAGAAAACTATGGGATTTGACACAACTCATAACTgctattttacagaaaaagaaaatcacattaaaaacattacagtcaTTAATTGGGTCATTGAACTTTGCATGCCAAGTGGTAAAACCAGGTCGGGCTTTTATTAGGCGCATGATTGATGCAACAAGAGGGGTTACAAAACCACACCACAATATCCGGGTTACTCAAGGTATCAAGGCTGACTTGGACCTATGGTTAGGCTTCTTGAAATACTACAATGGGGTCACTGTCATGCCTGATTTGTTCTGGACAAGTAGTGACTCGCTGGAATTTTTCACTGATAGTGCGGGAGGGAGAGAAAAGGGATTTGGTGTTTACTTCCGGGGTCATTGGGCATATGGATCTTGGCCTACGGAATGGTGGAAAATGGGGCTGCTTCGAAACATAACATTTTTGGAACTGTTCCCAGTGGTTGTAGCAGTAACAATTTGGGGCAACAGGCTGCAGAACAAAAAGTTGCTATTTCACATTGACAATGAGGCAGTAGTAGTTGTGATCAATAAGAAAACGTTTAAATGTGCCATGGTAATGACATTATTAAGGAAATTGGTCCTGATAACTTTGCGAaagaacattttgttaataGCCGTACACATTGCGGGAAAAAAGAATGTAATAGCagatgctatttctcgttgtcAGTGGGACAAGTTCCGGAAGCTGACACCAGAAGCCGACTGGATTCCCGCCAAGATACCTCCACAGGTTTGGCAACTTTGACAGCAGAGGCAAATaggcttttaaaaaattctatGGCAAGCCAGACATGGAACACCTACAAAACTGCAGAGAAGCGGCTAGAAAAGTTTCGACTGCAATTTAATTTGTCTCCATTATGGCCAGTACCTTCGAACCTACATTAGCGGATTAAGTAACTGGCATAGATTAAATGGGTATGGGGACCCGACAAAGCACTTTGTAATTTCAAAGCTCCTGGAGGGATTTAGTAGGGGGAATACTAGACTGGATGTACGAAGCCCCATCACTTTGCCAGTCTTAGAGAAGATCGTGGCAGCATTATCACATATTTGTTCGTCTCAGTTCGAGACTGAGCTCTTTGCAACAGCTTTTAAGTTGGCCTTTTTCGCATTCCTACGTGTGGGGGAAATAACATCTGCTACACGAGGTGACAATTCAAACAGGGCTGTTGGGGTACATGATGTTAGTTTAATTTTCAGACTGGGGGAACATCTGCCATATCGGGTAAAGCTTCTCATAAGAAAATCTAAGAATGACCAAAGGGGTAACGGCTATTTACTGTATCTGGAAAGATTCAAAAATGAGAACATCTGTCCAGTTCTGGGGGTATACAAATATTTGCAGTCAAGAAATAAGACCGGTTCTCCCCAGCTGCTGACCCATTACAATGAGGTATCTGTAACCAGATACCAGTTTAACTCCATTCTCAAACGGACATTACAGTTTATAAATAGCAACGGCCAATGTTACAAATCACATAGTTTTAGAATAGGAGCGGCAACGGAGGCGGCGGCAAGGGGTGTACCCGAGGAAACCATCAAGCTGTGGGGCCGTTGGCGTTCAGGGGCTTACAAAAGGTATATTCGGTTTTCCCCATAAgtaatttatcaatgtaaatTTATTGATTGTAGGTAGGCATGAAGTGTGGATTATAGGATCGTCAATTGTACATTGGGCGGGAATCCAGGCGCAAACCAGACCAGGTGGAGGTAACCTAGGGTTACAACAGGCGGGTATATGCGTAAAATGGTATGGGAATAGGGGAATGCGGTGGTCGCAGTTGGATCAGTTTATCTTGGGCAAGTTGCAACATCAAATCCCACCTAATTCCATGATCTTGCAACTGGGGTCCAATGATATGGTTACGGTAAAAAACAGTGTCCTTATCCAGGAGATTACTTGTTCAGTTTTGCGACTGAGGTCACTACTTCCCTCTGTAAGGATCATTTGGTCGAATATGTTGCCGCGCCTCTACTGGCATGGAGCGGAACATCCAAAGCAGGTGGACAAAGCTCGGAAAAGGGTAAACGAGACTGCCCGAGGGATCCGCTCCACCTTCGGGGCCGAAGGGGAGTTTTTCAGCCCACCTACGATTGCCGAGGGGGCAGGTTAATTAGATACGCTCGACCTTTGGGGCCGAAGGCGAGTTTAGCCCACCTACGTTTGCCGAGGGGGCAGGTTAATTAGGGGGGGCAGTTAACAGATTGGGAACCTTGGCTCGCTGACTTGCCACATACTCTCTAGTGAGGGCAGTCAGTATGTCCCCAGGGGGTTCTGTTATAGGTAATAGCTGCGGCCAGGGTTTATCCAAAACATTAAgaggttttgggggggggtggggtgggggggtgtttTCACCTGTACATAAAGTAAATATGAGGGCAAGTAATATGTAGTAGgtaacatgtatataaaattgaagtctgtaataaatatgtaatatgatTCCTTCGTGTTGTGTATTTTATCTCGacattaattacttttatacaATGATAGACACATTTGTTATaacaaaagcaaaaataataaaacaatttaataaaaatcaccATAAACTCTCGGTAGATTTAGTTGTCAATATATTttgcattttaatacaatttttttttttttttaaagattaaaataataataataataaaaatttaaaagttggcAGGTACactgttaatatattaatagttacaaatatttGCCTAAATAAATTGTTATCATTAAAATGATGCATTAAAATGATGCAGAAAAAAAGTAAGTTCAATTGAATATGTATTGTGAGTTATAAATTTTCCAGTTATTTTATCAGATTTCAGGATAGCGATATAGTCAATTCTTTGGCAATATTGGATGTGTCTTCACTGGATGAGGATGTTTCTGCATTGTATGGAGAAATGGAGATGGAAGCTCTTGCTGTTCACTTCAACATGCTTGGAATAGAACCTTCTAATGGAGAGGACAAATTTTCTTTCATTGATGTCATCCAGCACATTTGATAAGACTCTCCCAGGGATTGGAAAAGTGATTTTGGGTCCTGATAAAAGTGAACTACGTACAGGCAATGTATCCACTGCTAGCCAAGCTGGTGTCTGTAGCACTAACTCTGCCTTTGAGCAGTGCTGAATGTGAAATAGTGTTTTCTCAGTTGAAATGATGAAAACAGACAGAAGGAGCAAACTAAATGTTCCAACTGTAAGCAAGTTACTTAAAATGAAACTTATCTGGAAATTCATTCACGTTGAAACACTGCTGAATAAGACAACAGAGAAGTTCCTAAGTGTAAAAAACAGAAGATGTTGCAATCTTTGAAATAAACAGATCAGTTGTGTGTCCCTATTCATGTTGCATGGTGCTAAGTTGTATATAAATACCTCagaattttgttaattttgttttgtgtatgtaACAACCCAAAGATGATAACTATGAAACTGACCAGTGTATGTCCAGCAGTGCATCCATACAACTGTTGAATTACTTATCAACCCTATATTATTAATTAGCATTAAATccataatttgaatattttgttaGGTGTTTGGGTCGGTTTTTTCTTCGGTTATGGTATATAAATTACTGCCTTCATAAACAATTATTCCCGCAGAAAGTGCCCTAATAATAAGTGAGCACCCTGCCCTCCTcaaatcctagctagaacactgctaagtaatgcttgtttttgtGATTGGTATAAACGTGAAAGATGTTTGCATTTCGAAGAAACCAATCAAACTCACGATAAACAAAATACGACAGGTCGTCAGTGagacttttgaaagtgggatattaacatttgactaCAATCAAAATATGTGTTCAAACCAGAACGcatataaaacaacaagtagaataaataacattattttattgattaaaatcatATGAAACAGGGCTCTGAATTtatgatgcaatgcaggtatgaacacatacatataataatctGATTTATCTTGCTACTTACACCCGTTACAACAGGTGtggttcattgtttattaagccTTCAAAAAGGCgcaattatttcataacacatTCTTTGGTGTTCTAATTACTGGGGTACTGCCGTCATTGTCTAAAAGATGACAACTGGCAGACAGTAGAGGTAAGATCGCATGCCAGTGTAGACAGTAGAGGTAAGATCGCATGCCAGTGCGTACAGTAGAGGTAAGATCACATGCCGGTGTAGACAGTAGAGGTAAGATCACATGCCGGTGTAGACAGTAGAGGTAAGATCACATGCCGGTGCAGACAGTAGAGGTAAGATCACATGCCGGTGTAGACAGTAGAGGTAAGATCACATGCAAGTGCAGACAGTAGAGGTAAGATCGCATGCCAGTGCAGACAGTAGAGGTAAGATCGCATGCCAGTGCAGACAGTAGAGGTAAGATCAGTGGTGGTTTAATGTGACAAGCAATTCTACATACTTATTAAAAAACGTTTGATTATATACCAGTCTCgaagaaattaattttgattcTTATACCAGGTCACTAGGAAACTAACTTTTGACATGTGATATCAGGTTAGTAGGGAATGCAATCTGTGCAGGACAGTAAGTTGGCAaggaatttttaaaacatctatttTCAGAATAATTGTTGAACTTTTAATAGATATAACTTTTACACTTTTCGTaacataagatttttttttttttttaattctccctTTTCCGCCCACATTCAGAATGATCAGCatcttgaattaaacatttaaattttttaaaatcccaAGTAACTTCCAGTTTACATTTGAACAGCatctgacatcacatgcatgACCACCGACAGGCAGTGACATAGATATCAGCAAGGTAGAAATGCTCAAAGCAAGATAGCGACATAGATCTGCATCAagtcaaaacaaaattttaaaaatataacttgaataagtttgttttgtttaacatcacaactagaaaacattgatttattaatcatcagctattggatgtcaaacatttggtaatttagacatatacaaatgtagtcttagagagaaaacctgctacatttttcctttagtagcaagggatgttttacatgcaccatcacacagacaggatagcacataccaccacctttgataaaccagtctgggtgtactggctggaacacgaAATAGCCCTaagggcccatcgacggggatcaatcatGGACCAACCGCGCGTCAAACGagggttttaccactgagctatgtcccacccctatagCTTCAAAGGAGTAGCACAGTTCCAGGGTTGTACTGCTAAACTTTCACTTCACACCCATGGCCAACCGCGCGTCAAACGagggttttaccactgagctatgtcccacccctatagCTTCAAAGGAGTAGCACAGTTCCAGGGTTGTACTGCTAAACTTTCACTTCACACCCATGGCCAACCGCGCGTCACATGagggttttaccactgagctatgtcccacccctatagCTTCAAAGGAGTAGCACAGTTCCAGGGTTGTACTGCTAAACTTTCACTTCACACCCATGGCCAACCGCGCGTCAAACGagggttttaccactgagctatgtcccacccctatagCTTCAAAGGAGTAGCACAGTTCCAGGGTTGTACTGCTAAACTTTCACTTCACACCCATGGCCAACCGCGCGTCAAACGagggttttaccactgagctatgtcccacccctatagCTTCAAAGGAGTAGCACAGTTCCAGGGTTGTACTGCTAAACTTTCACTTCACACCCATGGCCAACCGCGCGTCACATGagggttttaccactgagctatgtcccacccctatagCTTCAAAGGAGTAGCACAGTTCCAGGGTTGTACTGCTAAACTTTCACTTCACACCCATGGCCAACCGCGCGTCAAACGagggttttaccactgagctatgtcccacccctatagCTTCAAAGGAGTAGCACAGTTCCAGGGTTGTACTGCTAAACTTTCACTTCACACCCATGGCCAACCGCGCGTCACATGagggttttaccactgagctatgtcccacccctatagCTTCAAAGGAGTAGCACAGTTCCAGGGTTGTACTGCTAAACTTTCACTTCACACCCATGGCCAACCGCGCGTCAAACGagggttttaccactgagctatgtcccacccctatagCTTCAAAGGAGTAGCACAGTTCCAGGGTTGTACTGCTAAACTTTCACTTCACACCCATGGCCAACCGCGCGTCAAACGagggttttaccactgagctatgtcccacccctatagCTTCAAAGGAGTAGCACAGTTCCAGGGTTGTACTGCTAAACTTTCACTTCACACCCATGGCCAACCGCGCGTCAAACGagggttttaccactgagctatgtcccacccctatagCTTCAAAGGAGTAGCACAGTTCCAGGGTTGTACTGCTAAACTTTCACTTCACACCCATGGCCAACCGCGCATCACATGagggttttaccactgagctatgtcccacccctatagCTTCAAAGGAGTAGCACAGTTCCAGGGTTGTACTGCTAAACTTTCACTTCACACCCATGGCCAACCGCGCGTCAAACGagggttttaccactgagctatgtcccacccctatagCTTCAAAGGAGTAGCACAGTTCCAGGGTTGTACTGCTAAACTTTCACTTCACACCCATGGCCAACCGCGCGTCAAACGagggttttaccactgagctatgtcccacccctatagCTTCAAAGGAGTAGCACAGTTCCAGGGTTGTACTGCTAAACTTTCACTTCACACCCATGGCCAACCGCGCGTCAAACGagggttttaccactgagctatgtcccacccctatagCTTCAAAGGAGTAGCACAGTTCCAGGGTTGTACTGCTAAACTTTCACTTCACACCCATGGCCAACCGCGCGTCAAACGagggttttaccactgagctatgtcccacccctatagCTTCAAAGGAGTAGCACAGTTCCAGGGTTGTACTGCTAAACTTTCACTTCACACCCATGGCCAACCGCGCGTCACATGagggttttaccactgagctatgtcccacccctatagCTTCAAAGGAGTAGCACAGTTCCAGGGTTGTACTGCTAAACTTTCACTTCACACCCATGGCCAACCGCGCGTCAAACGagggttttaccactgagctatgtcccacccctatagCTTCAAAGGAGTAGCACAGTTCCAGGGTTGTACTGCTAAACTTTCACTTCACACCCATGGCCAACCGCGCGTCAAACGAGGGTTTTACCattgagctatgtcccacccctatagCTTCAAAGGAGTAGCACAGTTCCAGGGTTGTCCTGCTAAACTTTCACTTCACACCCATGGCCAACCGCGCGTCACATGagggttttaccactgagctatgtcccacccctatagCTTCAAAGGAGTAGCACAGTTCCAGGGTTGTACTGCTAAACTTTCACTTCACACCCATGGCCAACCGCGCGTCAAACGagggttttaccactgagctatgtcccacccctatagCTTCAAAGGAGTAGCACAGTTCCAGGGTTGTACTGCTAAACTTTCACTTCACACCCATGGCCAACCGCGCGTCACATGAGggtttaccactgagctatgtcccacccctatagCTTCAAAGGAGTAGCACAGTTCCAGGGTTGTACTGCTAAACTTTCACTTCACACCCATGGCCAACCGCGCGTCAAACGagggttttaccactgagctatgtcccacccctatagCTTCAAAGGAGTAGCACAGTTCCAGGGTTGTACTGCTAAACTTTCACTTCACACCCATGGCCAACCGCGCGTCACATGagggttttaccactgagctatgtcccacccctatagCTTCAAAGGAGTAGCACAGTTCCAGGGTTGTACTGCTAAACTTTCACTTCACACCCATGGCCAACCGCGCGTCAAANNNNNNNNNNNNNNNNNNNNNNNNNNNNNNNNNNNNNNNNNNNNNNNNNNNNNNNNNNNNNNNNNNNNNNNNNNNNNNNNNNNNNNNNNNNNNNNNNNNNNNNNNNNNNNNNNNNNNNNNNNNNNNNNNNNNNNNNNNNNNNNNNNNNNNNNNNNNNNNNNNNNNNNNNNNNNNNNNNNNNNNNNNNNNNNNNNNNNNNNTAATGTGTCTACAGTTACAACTTTAAATGGACAAGGTAATATTCACTAAATAATGTGTCTACAGTTACAACATCTTTAAATGGACAAGGTAATATTCACTAAATAATGTGTCTACAGTTACATCATCTTTAAATGGACAAGGTAATATTCACTAAGTAATGTGTCTACAGTTACAACATCTTTAAATGGACAAGGAAATTGTAATGCATGGgt includes the following:
- the LOC121367333 gene encoding uncharacterized protein LOC121367333, whose protein sequence is MVMKSFQNACSRLGVPIAVEKTEGPSTLLVFLGIEIDTQNMVLRLPERKLWDLTQLITAILQKKKITLKTLQSLIGSLNFACQVVKPGRAFIRRMIDATRGVTKPHHNIRVTQGIKADLDLWLGFLKYYNGVTVMPDLFWTSSDSLEFFTDSAGGREKGFGVYFRGHWAYGSWPTEWWKMGLLRNITFLELFPVVVAVTIWGNRLQNKKLLFHIDNEAVVVVINKKTFKCAMVMTLLRKLVLITLRKNILLIAVHIAGKKNVIADAISRCQWDKFRKLTPEADWIPAKIPPQVGMKCGL